GCGGGCGGGAGAGCTGAGTATCTTGGTATTGGCATTGATCATTGCGGTTGTCAGTACCACTGCCATCGTATTGGTGGCCAATCGGTTGACTCGCACCATGACGCAACAAGCGGCGGATTTTCTGGCGGCGGATATGGTGGTTACCAGCCATTCGCCTCTTCCCAAAGTCTGGTTGGAGCGGGCCCGGTCAATGGGGCTTGCCACCGGCGAAAAAATTGAATTTACCAGCGTCGTGGTAGAGCAAGATCAATTGCTGTTGGTGGGGGTGAAAGCAGTTTCCGAAAACTATCCGCTACGGGGTTTTTTGAAAACCACGACAACCGATCTGGCCCAAGAGACAGTCACCCGTCAGCCCCCGCCTCCTGGCCATGTTTGGGTGGAAAGCCGGGTTTTGGCGCAATTGGGGCTGCGCTTGGGCGATACCTTGCAGGTAGGCAAGGTATCTCTGGCGATTGACCGGATTATTACTTATGAGCCTGACACCCGCACCAATTTTTATAGTCTGGCGCCCCGGGTGTTAATGCGAATTGAAGATTTGCCTGCTGCGGGAATTTTGGCCCCGGGCAGCCGGGCACATTACAACTTTCTGTTTGCGGGCGGTCAGCGGCAATTAGAGCCTTTCAAACGCTGGCTGAAGCCAAAACTGCAAAGCAATCAGCGGTTGCTGGATATCCGGGTGGACCGGCCGGATGTCGGGCGGGCGGTTAGCCGGGCAGAGCGCTACCTTGGGCTCACCAGTATCATGGTGGTACTAATTGCCGGGGTGGCCGTGGCGATGGCGGCGCGTCGTTACAGCGAGCGCCATTTCGATGCCACTGCCGTCATGAAATGCATGGGAGCGCGGCAAGGAGAAATTTTGCGTTTGTATGTGCTGCAATTTTTGGTGCTGGGCATCATCGCCTGTGCGATGGGTACTTTTATCGGCTGGGCGGTACAGGAGACGCTGCTTTATTTTTTACGGAATTTATTGCCCGAACATCTCGCCCAACCGGACTGGTTCGCCTATAGCTTTGGTCCGGTCACCGGCCTGCTGATGCTGTTGGGTTTTGCTTTGCCGCCGCTGCTGCGCTTAAAGAGGGTGCCGCCATTATTGGTATTGCGCCGGGAATTGAGCCCCCCGCCCATCAGTGCGTGGCTGGTTTATGGTCTGGCTGTGATGGTGGTGACGCTTTTGTTATGGCGTTTTACCAAAGATTATGAATTAAGCTTTCTTATTTTGGGGGGCGGAATTGGTGGGTTGTTGGTTCTCGCGGCATTGGTTTATGGGTTGTTGCTTGTCAGTCAGGTTGCCATCAAACGAACGAGCCTGGCCTGGCGTTTGGGTCTCCGGAACCTGAGCCGGCACCGGCAAGCCACTATCGGGCAGGTTCTGGCTTTTTGCGTGACTTTGGCGGCGATGGCTGTGAGTTTGCTGGTACGAACCGATTTGGTGGAGACTTGGCAAAGTCAGTTGCCAGACAATGCCCCCAACCACTTTGTGCTGAATATTTTCCCCCATGAATTGGAATCGTTTAAAAACTTTTTGATCAATGATTTGGGCGCTCAAAGCAGTGAATTCTTTCCCATTGTTCGGGGCCGTTTGATTGAAGTCAACGGCATGGATGTCCATCGTCTGGCGCGCAAGGATAGTGAAGGGGAAATGGCGATCAATCGGGACTTAAGCCTGACCTGGGCAACGCAATTGCCGGGCGATAATCGTCTGGTTTCCGGTCAATGGTGGCGAAATCACCTCGAAGAGCGGCAAGTGTCAGTCGAGTTGGATTTAGCTAAAAGCCTGGGAATTCATGTGGGTGATCGTTTGAGTTTTCTGGTGGAAGGCAGGCGGATAGATGCTCGCGCAACCAGCTTACGTACCGTGCAGTGGGATTCCATGACCCCTAATTTCTATATGATCTTCGCGCCAGGAAGTCTAGAGGGTTTTGCCGCTACCTATATGACCAGCTTTTATCTTCCGGTGACGGAAAAAGCCAGGCTCAGCCAATTAATCAAACGTTTCCCCAACGTGACCCTGGTGGAGGTGGAAATGATTTTGAAGCGCTTCCGGATGATTTTGCGCCAGGTCAATTTTGCTGTGGAATACGTGCTCTCCTTTGCCTTACTGGCAGGGATAACCGTGTTGATGGCGGCCGTGAGAAGCTCCATTGACGAGCGAATCTATCAGGGGGCATTGTTGAAAGCGCTTGGCGCTAGAAAGCGGTTATTACAAGTCAGCCTGTGGGTTGAATTTCTTGGGCTGGGTGCGTTGGCGGGGACATTAGCAGTGTGTCTGACTGAAATTGTGATATGGGTTGTGTATGCCAGGGTTTTTCGGATGGCATACCAGCTTCATCCATTTCTATGGTTGATATTACCTGTCACTGGGGCCTTGCTGACAGGGATAGCAGGCTATTGGAGCACCCGCAAGGTGTTTCGGCAAAGTCCGGTA
This portion of the Methylothermaceae bacteria B42 genome encodes:
- a CDS encoding ABC transporter permease, with product MKTGFSMAWRLLRRDWRAGELSILVLALIIAVVSTTAIVLVANRLTRTMTQQAADFLAADMVVTSHSPLPKVWLERARSMGLATGEKIEFTSVVVEQDQLLLVGVKAVSENYPLRGFLKTTTTDLAQETVTRQPPPPGHVWVESRVLAQLGLRLGDTLQVGKVSLAIDRIITYEPDTRTNFYSLAPRVLMRIEDLPAAGILAPGSRAHYNFLFAGGQRQLEPFKRWLKPKLQSNQRLLDIRVDRPDVGRAVSRAERYLGLTSIMVVLIAGVAVAMAARRYSERHFDATAVMKCMGARQGEILRLYVLQFLVLGIIACAMGTFIGWAVQETLLYFLRNLLPEHLAQPDWFAYSFGPVTGLLMLLGFALPPLLRLKRVPPLLVLRRELSPPPISAWLVYGLAVMVVTLLLWRFTKDYELSFLILGGGIGGLLVLAALVYGLLLVSQVAIKRTSLAWRLGLRNLSRHRQATIGQVLAFCVTLAAMAVSLLVRTDLVETWQSQLPDNAPNHFVLNIFPHELESFKNFLINDLGAQSSEFFPIVRGRLIEVNGMDVHRLARKDSEGEMAINRDLSLTWATQLPGDNRLVSGQWWRNHLEERQVSVELDLAKSLGIHVGDRLSFLVEGRRIDARATSLRTVQWDSMTPNFYMIFAPGSLEGFAATYMTSFYLPVTEKARLSQLIKRFPNVTLVEVEMILKRFRMILRQVNFAVEYVLSFALLAGITVLMAAVRSSIDERIYQGALLKALGARKRLLQVSLWVEFLGLGALAGTLAVCLTEIVIWVVYARVFRMAYQLHPFLWLILPVTGALLTGIAGYWSTRKVFRQSPVRVFREI